Proteins encoded in a region of the Cohaesibacter intestini genome:
- a CDS encoding aspartate kinase, with amino-acid sequence MARLVMKFGGTSVADLDRIRRVARHVKREVDAGNQVAVVVSAMAGKTNELVGWVEDASPLYDAREYDTVVSSGEQVTSGLLALVLQNMGVDARSWLGWQIPFKTNGVHGAARIEEIDGARLIERLEMNQVAVVAGFQGIGPDNRIATLGRGGSDTSAVAIAAAIHADRCDIYTDVDGVYTTDPRIVPEAQRLDQISYEEMLEMASLGAKVMQVRSVEMAMVHNVRTFVRSSFVEPDAPELLNSDVPIGTLICDEEEIVEKQVVTGIAYSRDEAQISLRRVEDKPGIAAHVFGPLADANINVDMIVQNISEDGTITDMTFTVPKGDFERAKTVLEDARSDINYAVLQGSTDVVKVSVIGIGMRSHAGVASQAFRALADKGINIRAITTSEIKISILIDTEYTELAVRALHSLYGLDGK; translated from the coding sequence ATGGCTCGCCTTGTCATGAAATTCGGGGGAACGTCGGTTGCCGATCTCGATCGCATCCGGCGGGTCGCCCGACATGTAAAACGCGAAGTGGATGCTGGCAATCAGGTGGCGGTCGTCGTGTCTGCCATGGCTGGCAAGACCAACGAGTTGGTCGGCTGGGTGGAAGATGCGTCTCCCCTCTATGATGCGCGCGAATATGATACGGTTGTCTCCTCTGGTGAGCAGGTGACGTCGGGTCTTCTGGCCCTGGTGTTGCAGAATATGGGTGTTGATGCCCGCTCTTGGCTTGGATGGCAAATTCCCTTTAAAACCAATGGTGTGCATGGGGCCGCCCGCATCGAGGAAATCGATGGTGCGCGTCTGATCGAGCGGCTGGAAATGAATCAGGTGGCCGTGGTCGCCGGGTTCCAGGGCATCGGGCCGGACAACCGGATCGCCACCCTTGGGCGCGGAGGGTCTGACACCAGTGCGGTGGCGATTGCTGCGGCTATTCATGCGGATCGCTGCGATATCTACACCGACGTGGATGGTGTCTATACCACCGACCCGCGCATTGTACCCGAGGCGCAGCGACTGGATCAGATTTCCTATGAGGAAATGCTTGAAATGGCTTCGCTTGGTGCCAAGGTCATGCAGGTGCGCTCCGTTGAAATGGCGATGGTTCACAATGTCCGCACCTTCGTGCGGTCGTCATTCGTCGAACCAGATGCCCCAGAATTGCTCAATAGCGATGTTCCGATCGGAACATTGATCTGTGATGAGGAAGAGATTGTGGAAAAACAGGTTGTAACCGGGATCGCCTATTCAAGAGACGAAGCGCAGATTTCCCTGCGCCGTGTCGAGGACAAGCCCGGCATCGCCGCCCATGTGTTTGGTCCGCTTGCTGATGCCAACATCAATGTCGACATGATCGTGCAGAATATCTCGGAAGATGGCACCATCACCGACATGACCTTCACCGTGCCAAAGGGTGACTTTGAACGGGCCAAGACCGTGCTTGAAGATGCGCGCAGCGATATCAATTATGCGGTGCTGCAGGGGTCAACCGATGTGGTCAAGGTATCCGTCATCGGTATCGGCATGCGCAGCCATGCGGGTGTTGCCTCGCAGGCCTTCAGGGCCCTGGCTGACAAAGGCATCAACATTCGGGCGATCACCACTTCGGAAATCAAGATTTCGATTCTGATCGACACGGAATATACGGAGCTCGCAGTGCGTGCTCTGCACTCGCTCTATGGGCTGGACGGCAAATAG